The following coding sequences lie in one Vibrio toranzoniae genomic window:
- a CDS encoding DMT family transporter, with the protein MSDITKATVFMLLSTFSLSLSGLLAKYLSETMTISLLSFVRFLLPSLFLFFFLAFYKITQPSREMWKPLVMRAIFMVACQWCFLTALQTLTLVEGIVLFSTGPLFIPLLEKLMFGTKVHTTTVICLGVTFVGVVLMAGDWSQFEFGSTFFRPELLLGLLAGVFNSGSQVSLYRASKTSLTPAELNAWTFLVAAIFVFPMIAVTSLSSAAEVIGNDRGYEALATLLSIDSISWIGFGVFGLALFTINTQIFRSKAYKLVDSGSQLAPLIFTNMLFSALWQILFFDDVFSTQQLMGINLIVVASITNTLLAKRHSKAKTKQTPRGTINEIASSVLGSAAKS; encoded by the coding sequence ATGTCTGATATTACCAAGGCAACAGTTTTCATGTTGTTGTCGACATTCAGTTTGTCTTTAAGCGGCTTATTGGCCAAGTATTTGTCTGAAACGATGACAATCTCATTGCTGAGCTTCGTCCGGTTTCTGCTGCCTAGCTTATTTCTATTTTTCTTCTTGGCCTTTTACAAAATCACTCAGCCTTCACGAGAGATGTGGAAACCTTTGGTGATGCGGGCTATCTTCATGGTTGCGTGTCAGTGGTGCTTTCTTACAGCATTACAAACCTTAACGTTGGTTGAGGGTATCGTATTATTTAGTACTGGCCCTTTATTTATACCCTTGTTAGAAAAGTTAATGTTTGGAACTAAAGTTCATACAACGACGGTGATTTGCTTGGGGGTGACATTTGTTGGCGTAGTGCTCATGGCAGGGGATTGGTCTCAGTTTGAATTTGGCTCGACATTCTTTAGGCCCGAGCTGCTGCTTGGGTTGTTAGCTGGTGTGTTTAATTCGGGATCACAAGTGAGTTTGTATCGAGCCTCCAAGACTAGCCTTACACCAGCAGAATTAAACGCATGGACCTTCTTAGTCGCAGCAATATTCGTTTTTCCCATGATCGCGGTCACGTCGCTCTCTTCCGCTGCGGAAGTCATTGGGAATGATAGAGGGTATGAGGCCTTAGCGACCTTATTGTCAATTGATAGCATCAGTTGGATTGGCTTTGGAGTTTTTGGATTGGCGCTATTTACTATTAATACGCAAATTTTCCGCTCTAAAGCGTATAAGCTGGTAGACAGTGGATCTCAGTTGGCACCTCTAATTTTCACTAACATGCTGTTCAGTGCGCTATGGCAGATCTTGTTCTTTGATGATGTGTTTTCAACTCAGCAATTAATGGGTATTAATCTAATTGTCGTCGCGAGCATAACGAATACGCTATTGGCCAAAAGACACAGTAAGGCAAAAACTAAGCAGACACCGCGAGGGACAATCAATGAGATAGCCTCCTCTGTGTTGGGCTCCGCTGCTAAAAGCTAA